One window of the Triticum dicoccoides isolate Atlit2015 ecotype Zavitan chromosome 3B, WEW_v2.0, whole genome shotgun sequence genome contains the following:
- the LOC119275362 gene encoding VQ motif-containing protein 4-like has protein sequence MEATTQERPAPPPPSPSSVQMQLPHVAADPSNPFPTTFVQADTTSFKQVVQILTGTPETAAAAAAGGAAGAPAAKPAPTPTGPKKPAFKLYERRGSMKSLKMLCPLLPAAFAAGGSGGCSGFSPRGVSPRGLEVLSPSMLDFPSLALGSPVTPLPPLPGSREAAAAEDRAIAEKGFYLHPSPRGNASGRGDLTPPPRLLPLFPLQSPTRQ, from the coding sequence ATGGAGGCAACCACCCAGGagcgacccgcgccgccgccgccgtcgccgtcgtcggtgCAGATGCAGCTGCCTCATGTGGCCGCCGACCCGTCCAACCCTTTCCCGACCACCTTCGTGCAGGCCGACACCACCTCCTTCAAGCAGGTCGTGCAGATCCTCACCGGCACCCCGGAGaccgcggctgcggcggcggcggggggcgcgGCGGGCGCGCCGGCGGCTAAACCGGCGCCCACGCCGACCGGGCCCAAGAAGCCGGCCTTCAAGCTCTACGAGCGGCGGGGCAGCATGAAGAGCCTGAAGATGCTCTGCCCGCTCCtccccgccgccttcgccgccggcGGCTCTGGTGGCTGCAGCGGGTTCTCCCCGCGGGGGGTCTCGCCGCGCGGGCTGGAGGTGCTGTCGCCGAGCATGCTGGACTTCCCGTCGCTGGCGCTGGGGAGCCCCGTGACGCCGCTCCCGCCGCTGCCAGGGTCGCGGGAGGCCGCCGCGGCCGAGGACCGCGCCATCGCCGAGAAGGGGTTCTACCTCCACCCGTCCCCGCGCGGCAATGCCAGCGGCCGCGGCGACCTGACGCCGCCGCCCAGGCTGCTCCCGCTCTTCCCCTTGCAGTCACCCACCCGGCAGTGA